The proteins below are encoded in one region of Naumovozyma castellii chromosome 6, complete genome:
- the INM2 gene encoding inositol monophosphate 1-phosphatase INM2 (ancestral locus Anc_5.294) translates to MPLSKQELKEIETTLVKLLREEIGPIVKTHTGTNFSSYDDKANEVDLVTVVDKQVEAIIKKELNAKYPNFKFIGEESYVVGETKITADPTFIVDPIDGTTNFIHGYPYSCTSLGLAENGKPVVGAVYNPHLDQLFHGSKGNGAYLNEKKIDVKKRPLTLQKSVVGLEGGAERTEGPDGNFDKKMATYKNLLSDKGGYVHGFRSVGSAAMNMCYVAAGMLDSYWEGGCWAWDVCAGWCILEEAGGRMVGGNKDEWQIPVDRRCYFAIRGGCGEEEQTAYVKSFWSQVEGRLEY, encoded by the coding sequence ATGCCACTCTCGAaacaagaattgaaagaaattgaaaccaCTTTAGTCAAGTTGCTTCGTGAAGAGATCGGTCCTATCGTCAAAACACATACGGGTACCAATTTCAGTTCATACGATGACAAGGCCAATGAGGTTGATTTAGTTACTGTGGTTGATAAACAAGTGGAAGCTATTATCAAGAAGGAACTAAATGCGAAATACCctaattttaaatttatcgGTGAAGAAAGCTACGTGGTTGGTGAGACTAAGATAACTGCTGATCCGACATTTATTGTCGACCCCATCGATGGGACTacaaatttcattcatgGATATCCTTACAGTTGCACTTCTTTGGGTTTAGCTGAAAATGGTAAACCTGTCGTCGGTGCGGTTTATAACCCAcatttggatcaattgTTCCATGGATCTAAGGGAAATGGTgcatatttgaatgaaaagaagatcGATGTTAAGAAGAGACCATTAACTTTGCAAAAATCCGTAGTGGGATTGGAAGGTGGAGCTGAAAGAACTGAAGGTCCTGATGGAAACTTTGATAAGAAGATGGCTACTTACAAGAACCTATTGAGTGATAAAGGAGGTTATGTTCATGGGTTCAGAAGTGTAGGAAGTGCAGCAATGAACATGTGCTATGTCGCTGCAGGTATGTTAGATTCATATTGGGAAGGTGGCTGCTGGGCCTGGGATGTTTGTGCTGGTTGGTGTATCCTGGAGGAAGCAGGCGGTAGAATGGTTGGTGGTAATAAGGATGAATGGCAAATTCCAGTGGACAGAAGATGCTACTTTGCCATTAGAGGAGGTTgtggagaagaagaacagaCTGCTTATGTGAAATCTTTCTGGTCCCAAGTTGAAGGTCGTTTAGAATATTAA
- the NSE3 gene encoding Smc5-Smc6 complex subunit NSE3 (ancestral locus Anc_5.293): MSIDEEYQEGTASTYDNKKVIVARKAVRYILSTAESQNTIISDAKLKKTLAEMYKEENVGKTISFNTMFIEINKILGDVYGYELKGLQAKIAANATKSTQSKSKDLIEFIDSRAKHFILLNKMPYLNNFDEFKLLQSIRTYEDLIVNGEYVGDDMGLESSNTLESKLNVDQDLVFKGLLSVVLCAIIFSKNNILHQELLTHLEKFGVPTDGNRIPVINWNIDELMKILERREYVTKMEEKSDVAGEVILYRIGRRTQVEFDLDSLTALVKEVTGLDGPQAEGIREDVKKSVGDAYPRD; encoded by the coding sequence ATGAGCATCGACGAGGAATATCAAGAGGGAACTGCATCCACATATGATAATAAGAAGGTGATTGTGGCAAGAAAAGCTGTCAGGTATATCCTTTCCACTGCGGAGAGTCAAAACACAATTATCTCAGATGCTAAACTGAAAAAGACACTTGCTGAGATGTACAAGGAAGAGAATGTCGGAAAAACCATTAGTTTTAATACCATGTTTATTGAGATCAATAAAATCCTAGGCGATGTTTATGGATACGAGCTAAAAGGGCTACAAGCTAAGATTGCTGCTAACGCTACCAAATCTACTCAATCAAAGTCAAAAGACTTAATCGAATTCATAGATTCAAGGGCAAAACACTTTATTCTTCTGAATAAAATGCCTTATCTTAAcaattttgatgaattcaagTTATTACAAAGCATAAGAACATATGAAGATTTGATTGTCAATGGGGAATATGTTGGTGATGATATGGGCCTCGAGAGTTCCAATACTTTGGAGAGTAAACTGAATGTAGACCAGGACTTGGTCTTCAAAGGGCTGCTTAGTGTTGTATTATGTGCTAttatcttttccaaaaacaatattcttcatcaggAATTATTGACCCACTTAGAAAAATTTGGGGTTCCTACTGATGGGAACCGAATCCCAGTCATTAATTGGAATATAGAcgaattgatgaaaattctagaaagaagagaataCGTTACcaaaatggaagaaaaatctGATGTGGCAGGCGAAGTAATACTTTATCGTATTGGGAGACGAACTCAGGTAGAATTCGATTTAGATTCATTAACAGCATTAGTCAAGGAAGTGACGGGCTTGGATGGGCCTCAGGCGGAGGGAATAAGAGAAGACGTCAAAAAGAGTGTAGGTGATGCGTATCCAAGGGATTGA
- the NCAS0F02450 gene encoding putative short-chain dehydrogenase/reductase codes for MKKDTSVKWEPKDPSELDLSNVRAAIFGGTGGLGRAISRQLAERGADVLVVGRTFRDQDMEKIKFLKADLSLVTEADRVANEIPAKYFTHFVFTTGIIAAPKREETAEGLERDMAISYLSRYVLMNQLAPHLGESLPKDGPKPKVFIMGFPGSGQTGNPEDMNSEASYGAISTHMNTVAANEALVLDATKRYPNIATFGLNPGLIKTDIRNNYLGEGSILSRTVEWIIGWTHQSPADYAKKICSLLVSPDIEGHSGAMFDCYGNAILQSPGLTPEVVDNFMKNSKALVVRALAKKPDETASKVPV; via the coding sequence ATGAAAAAAGACACTAGTGTTAAATGGGAACCGAAGGACCCATCAGAATTGGACTTATCCAATGTTAGAGCAGCAATTTTCGGTGGTACCGGTGGATTAGGAAGGGCAATAAGTCGTCAATTGGCGGAAAGAGGTGCAGACGTGTTGGTTGTCGGTAGGACCTTCCGGGATCAAGATATGGAAAAGATTAAGTTTTTAAAGGCTGATTTAAGTTTGGTTACAGAAGCAGACAGAGTAGCTAACGAAATTCCAGCAAAGTATTTTACTCACTTCGTTTTTACCACTGGTATTATTGCAGCTCCAAAAAGGGAAGAAACTGCGGAAGGGCTTGAAAGAGATATGGCAATCAGTTACCTAAGCAGGTACGTTCTCATGAATCAATTGGCTCCTCATTTAGGAGAAAGTTTACCAAAGGATGGACCTAAACCAAAGGTATTCATTATGGGGTTCCCAGGTAGTGGACAAACAGGTAACCCAGAAGACATGAATTCCGAAGCGTCTTATGGAGCAATTTCAACCCACATGAACACGGTCGCTGCAAATGAGGCTCTAGTATTGGATGCAACGAAAAGATATCCAAACATTGCTACATTTGGCTTAAATCCTGGGCTAATCAAAACTGATATTCGTAATAATTATTTGGGAGAGGGATCGATTTTATCAAGAACTGTGGAATGGATCATTGGGTGGACCCATCAAAGTCCTGCTGACTATGCCAAGAAGATATGTTCACTACTAGTCTCCCCTGATATTGAAGGACACAGTGGAGCAATGTTTGATTGCTATGGTAATGCTATCCTGCAATCACCAGGTTTAACTCCGGAAGTAGTTGACAACTTTATGAAGAATTCTAAAGCTCTAGTGGTTCGCGCTCTTGCCAAAAAACCTGATGAAACAGCATCAAAGGTGCCTGTATAA
- the NCAS0F02460 gene encoding NADPH--cytochrome P450 reductase (ancestral locus Anc_5.292), protein MNSTDLIVVVVLVALFLLYKYLETIKELIFSNDDAISAVNSSSRDIAHVLTENNKNYLVLFGSQTGTAEDYAKKFAKELTAKFDLNVLCGDLELYDYGSLNELPENVIVSIFMSTYGEGDFPDGAVKFENFISTASESSLENLRFTVFGLGNSTYEFYNGAARKVQKYLQAAGASLLGSIGEGDDATGSTDEDYLTWKELIMGELKNVLSLDEQEQKFKPSFQLEILDTIDSNTSLGEPTKNYLPSALLKGEINGPFSISEPYLGHISNSRELFKSDDRNCIHSEFDISNTNLTYSTGDHLGIWPSNANEKVEQFLVAFNLNPETIFNMRQLDPTIKVPFPLPTTIGAAVRYYMEITGPVSRQFFGHLIQFAPNNDIKEKLTILSNDKNKFQTEITSKFFNIADAILYLSGGIKWETVPWGFLIETIPHLLPRYYSISSSSSLDKDSIHVTSVVENSIEPKSNTNVVGVTTNLLRNIQLAENKMLGSESNPLPVHYDLNGPRDLFRDYKLPIHVRKSTFRLPTNPSAPVIMIGPGTGVAPFRGFVRDRVNLLESDRSIKLGKHLLFYGCRNEDDYLYREEWIQYATILGESFEMNVAFSRVPGTPKIYVQDKLREQSKLIWQLIQDGAFLYVCGDAGRMAKDVHKTLLDIVMKEKGVSEDDAIEVIKMLKTSNRYQEDIW, encoded by the coding sequence ATGAATAGCACAGATTTGATCGTGGTCGTGGTACTCGTTGCATTGTTCCTGCTATACAAATATCTAGAAACAATCAAGGAACTCATATTTTCTAATGACGATGCGATCTCTGCTGTTAATTCAAGCTCCAGAGATATTGCGCATGTGTTAACTGagaacaacaaaaattatttggttTTATTTGGCTCCCAAACAGGAACTGCAGAAGATTATGCCAAGAAATTTGCAAAGGAACTAACAGCAAAATTTGATCTAAACGTTCTTTGCGGTGATCTGGAATTATACGATTACGGTTCCTTGAATGAACTACCTGAGAATGTTATTGTTTCCATCTTTATGTCCACTTATGGTGAAGGTGATTTCCCAGATGGGGCTGTCAAGTTTGAAAACTTCATCAGTACCGCAAGTGAAAGCTCTCTGGAAAATCTGAGGTTCACCGTTTTTGGGTTAGGTAACTCTACCTATGAGTTCTATAATGGAGCTGCAAGGAAAGTGCAGAAGTATCTACAAGCGGCCGGGGCAAGCTTACTTGGATCTATTGGTGAAGGGGATGATGCTACTGGTTCTACAGATGAAGATTATTTGACATGGAAGGAACTTATAATGggagaattgaaaaatgtatTGAGCCTTGAcgaacaagaacaaaaattcAAACCGTCCTTCCAATTAGAAATTTTGGACACTATTGACTCAAATACTTCTCTTGGTGAACCAACCAAAAATTATCTACCATCCGCTTTGCTAAAGGGGGAAATAAATGGCCCATTTAGTATATCTGAGCCATATCTGGGACATATCAGTAATTCTCGAGAACTTTTCAAATCGGATGATCGTAATTGCATACACAGTGAGTTTGATATTTCAAACACTAATTTAACTTATTCCACAGGTGATCATTTGGGTATTTGGCCATCTAATGCGAATGAAAAAGTAGAACAGTTCTTAGTCGCTTTCAATTTAAATCCTGAAACAATCTTTAATATGAGACAATTGGATCCAACTATCAAAGTACCATTCCCATTGCCAACAACTATAGGTGCAGCTGTTAGATATTACATGGAAATTACAGGCCCAGTATCCAGACAATTTTTTGGCCATTTGATCCAATTTGCGCCCAACAATGATATCAAAGAGAAACTAACAATCTTATCTAACgataagaataaatttcaaacagAAATCActtctaaatttttcaacattgCTGATGCTATACTATATTTATCAGGTGGTATCAAGTGGGAAACTGTACCGTGGGGATTCTTGATAGAGACAATCCCACATCTTCTACCCCGTTattattccatttcttcGTCCTCATCATTAGATAAAGATTCTATTCATGTCACATCAGTGGTAGAGAATTCAATTGAACCTAAATCTAATACTAATGTCGTTGGTGTTACCACAAATCTATTAAGGAACATTCAATTGgctgaaaataaaatgttaGGCTCAGAGTCAAACCCATTACCGGTTCATTATGATTTAAATGGTCCCAGAGATTTATTTAGGGATTATAAATTGCCAATCCATGTTCGTAAATCAACATTTAGATTACCAACCAATCCATCTGCTCCTGTTATTATGATTGGACCGGGAACAGGTGTTGCTCCATTTAGAGGATTTGTAAGAGATCGTGTAAATCTATTAGAAAGTGACCGCAGCATCAAATTGGGAAAACACCTCTTATTTTATGGTTGCAGAAATGAGGATGATTACTTGTATAGGGAGGAATGGATTCAATATGCCACAATATTGGGAGAATCATTTGAAATGAATGTTGCATTTTCTAGAGTTCCAGGTACACCAAAAATATATGTCCAAGATAAATTGCGGGAACAAAGTAAACTGATATGGCAATTAATTCAAGATGGGGCATTCCTCTATGTCTGTGGTGATGCAGGAAGAATGGCAAAAGATGTTCATAAAACTTTACTGGACATTGTCATGAAAGAGAAGGGAGTGTCAGAAGACGACGCTATTGAAGTTATAAAGATGTTAAAAACATCTAATAGATACCAGGAAGATATTTGGTAA